The Cygnus atratus isolate AKBS03 ecotype Queensland, Australia chromosome 19, CAtr_DNAZoo_HiC_assembly, whole genome shotgun sequence genome includes a window with the following:
- the NUP188 gene encoding nucleoporin NUP188 isoform X2 produces MAAGGLCARSSRELWTILLGRSALREPAQIAAELNKHWQRFLEGLSYYKPPSTTSAEKIKADKDVAAPLKELGLRVSKFLGLDEEQSVQLLQCYLQEDYRGTRDSLKTVLQDERQSQALMLKLADYYYEERICILRCVLHLLTYFQDERHPYTAQYFQCVDKLGKELIPNYRKQYEELYKAEAPTWETHGNLMTERQVSRWFVQCLREQSMLLEVIFLYYAYFEMGPDELLEFAKMFKEQGFGTRQTNRHLVDESMDHLVDRIGYFSALILVEGMEIDALHERALDDRTEEHKLANNSHIHQEMDSQLLQLGDVSHHAPVLLAWALLRHTINPEESTNVIRRMGSNAIQLNVFQYLTKLLRSLSSGGKNCIVSTACMCIYGLLSFVLTSLELHTLGNQQDIIDAACEVLAASSIPQLFWKTEPTAGLGIILDSVCGMFPHLLTPLLQLLQALVSDKSTAKKVYSFLDKMSFYIELYKHKPPDVISHEDGTLWRRQAPKLLYPLGLGQTNLRIPQGTVGQVMLDDRAYLVRWEYSYSSWTLFTCEIEMLLHVVSTADVIQHCQRVKPIIDLVHKVISTDVSIADCLLPITSRIYMLLQRLTTVISPPVDVIASCVNCLTVLAARMPAKVWTDLHHTGFLPFVANPVSSMNHMISAEGMNAGGYGNLLMSIEQPQGEYSVTISFLNLITTLVRGQLGSTQSQGLVPCIVFVLKEMLPNYHKWRYNSHGVREKIGCLILQLIHAILNLCPEMDPRSSAPSLQSLCIFSLANTEAGQAVINIMGIGVDTIDMVMASQSSSDETQGQGQLLIQTVKLAFSVTNNVIRLKPPSSVVSPLEQALTQHGAHGNNLIAVLAKYIYHKHDPALPRLAIQLLKRLATVAPMSVYACLGSDAAAIRDAFLTRLQSKIEDMRIKVMILEFLTVAVETQPGLIELFLNLEVKDGSDGSKEFSLGEWSCLQVVLELIDSKQQERYWCPPLLHRAAIAFLHALWQDRRDSAMLVLRTKPKFWENLTNPLFGTLPPPSETSELSVLDTCALIMKIICLEIYYVVKGSLDQSLKDTLKNFSNKKRFGYWSEYVKLLAYHVAETDGSSCASVTEYQMLISAWRMLLIISTSHADIMHLTDSVVHQQLFLDVLNGTKVLLLVPMSVSCLQLGSMLCTLLLILLKQWKSELGSVDKIINSLTQILEGILQADQQMMEKTKAKVFSALITVLQMKEMKVNEIPQYSQLVLSVCETLQDEVIALFDQTRHSLTLGDATDDKDSMETDDVSRVKHKDQRDGVCVLGLHLAKELCEVDEDGDYWLQITREVPVLPTVFAALEISLRVKQNLHFTEASLHLLLTLARTQQGAAAVAGAGVTQSVCLPLLSVYQLSSNGAIQTSASSRKSLDAPSWPGVYRLSMSLMERLLKTLRYNFLTEAMDFVGVHQERILQCLNAVRTVQSLACLEEADHTVGFILQLSNFTKEWHFHLPQLMRDMQVNLCYLCQACTSLLHSRKMLQHYLQTKNGDSLPSSVTPRVQRNPQASSKHPSPESEAAEQKALLMVQYSLLKILSKSLAALRHFTPDVCQILLDQSLDLAEYNVLFVLSFTTPAFDSDVAPSFGTLLATVNVALNMLGELDKKKEPFPQAAGLNMQEGTKTLKSLLMFTMENCFYLLISQAVRYLRDPAVHPRDKQRMKQELSSELSTLLSSLSRYFRRGGPSSPASGVLPSPQGKSASKLGPEGQEPLFQLVQAFVRHVQR; encoded by the exons atggcggcgggcgggcTGTGCGCGAG gagcagcagagaattGTGGACAATTCTCCTGGGCAGATCAGCTTTAAGAGAACCA GCACAGATTGCAGCAGAACTGAACAAGCACTGGCAGAGGTTTTTAGAGGGACTTTCATACTACAAACCTCCAAG tacaacttcagcagaaaaaataaaagctgataaAGATGTAGCTGCTCCACTAAAAGAACTGGGTCTGAGGGTCAGCAAGTTTTTG ggtttgGATGAAGAGCAAAGTGTGCAGTTGTTACAGTGTTATCTTCAAGAAGATTACAGAGGAACAAGAGACTCCCTGAAG ACAGTTCTTCAGGATGAAAGGCAGAGTCAGGCTCTGATGCTGAAG CTTGCTGACTATTACTATGAAGAGAGGATCTGTATTCTGCGCTGTGTCCTCCATCTACTCACTTATTTTCAGGACGAGAGGCACCCTTATACA gcaCAATACTTCCAGTGTGTCGACAAGTTGGGAAAGGAACTAATTCCTAATTACCGGAAACAATATGAAGAACTGTACAAAGCAGAAGCTCCTACATGGGAAACACATGGAAAtctcatg ACAGAGCGTCAGGTTTCTCGTTGGTTTGTGCAATGCCTCCGTGAGCAGTCCATGCTGCTGGAAGTCATCTTCCTCTACTATGCATACTTTGAAATGGGACCAGATGAGCTTCTAGAATTTGCAAAGATGTTCAAAGAACAGGGGTTTGGCACTAGACAAACCAACAGACACTTGGTAGATGAGAGCATGGATCACCTGGTGGATCGTATCGG CTACTTTAGTGCTCTTATTCTGGTGGAAGGCATGGAAATTGACGCCCTCCATGAGCGAGCTTTGGATGATAGGACAGAGGAGCACAAATTAGCCAATAATTCACATATCCACCAG GAAATGGACAGTCAGCTGCTGCAGTTGGGAGATGTCTCACATCATGCTCCAGTGCTTTTGGCTTGGGCGCTGCTCCGTCATACCATAAACCCAGAGGAGTCAACAAACGTTATCAGGAGAATGGGCAGCAATGCTATCCAGCTGAATGTGTTCCAGTATCTGACGAAACTTCTGCGATCATTGAGCAGTGGGGGCAAGAAT TGTATTGTCAGCACAGCTTGTATGTGTATTTATGGGCTTCTTTCCTTTGTCCTGACATCTCTGGAGTTACATACGTTGGGCAATCAGCAG GACATAATTGATGCTGCGTGTGAAGTTCTGGCAGCTTCCAGCATTCCTCAGCTCTTCTGGAAGACG GAACCGACTGCAGGTCTGGGCATTATCCTGGACAGTGTGTGTGGGATGTTCCCCCATCTTCTTACTCctctccttcagctgctccaaGCCCTTGTGTCAGATAAATCTACTGCAAAAAAG GTATACAGTTTCCTGGATAAAATGTCCTTTTACATTGAACTGTACAAGCATAAACCTCCTGATGTGATCTCTCATGAAGATGGCACACTTTGGCGAAGACAGGCTCCAAAGCTCCTCTATCCTCTCG GACTAGGTCAGACAAATCTGCGGATACCTCAGGGGACAGTGGGCCAAGTGATGCTGGATGATCGAGCTTATTTGGTACGATGGGAGTATTCGTACAGCAGCTGGACGCTGTTCACCTGTGAGATTGAAATGCTGCTCCATGTTGTTTCAACAGCAG ATGTGATTCAGCATTGCCAGAGGGTGAAGCCAATCATCGATCTGGTTCATAAAGTCATCAGCACTGATGTATCAATAGCAGATTGCCTTCTGCCGATCACGTCGCGAATCTacatgctgctgcagag gCTGACAACTGTAATCTCTCCCCCTGTGGATGTTATTGCTTCTTGTGTCAATTGCTTGACAGTACTGGCTGCTCGAATGCCAGCCAAG GTTTGGACTGACCTTCACCATACGGGGTTCTTACCGTTTGTTGCCAATCCAGTGTCCAGTATGAATCACATGATTAG TGCAGAGGGAATGAATGCTGGGGGCTATGGAAACCTGTTGATGAGCATAGAACAGCCTCAAGGGGAGTACAGCGTTACCATCTCCTTCCTGAACCTGATCACAACTCTTGTCCGG GGACAACTTGGTAGCacccagagccaaggacttGTGCCCTGCATTGTGTTTGTCCTGAAGGAGATGTTACCAAATTACCACAAATGGCGTTATAACTCTCATggagtgagagagaaaattg GATGCCTAATTCTGCAGTTGATTCATGCTATACTGAATTTATGCCCTGAAATGGATCCTCGGAGTAG TGCCCCTAGCCTTCAGTCCTTGTGCATCTTCAGCCTGGCCAACACTGAAGCAGGGCAAGCTGTCATTAACATCATGGGGATTGGTGTGGACACTATTGATATGGTAATGGCTTCCCAGTCCAGTAG TGATGAGACACAAGGCCAAGGTCAACTGCTGATACAAACAGTTAAGCTGGCATTCTCGGTTACCAATAATGTCATACGGTTGAAGCCCCCCTCCAGCGTGGTGTCTCCGTTAGAGCAGGCCCTTACTCAGCATG GTGCACACGGAAACAACCTTATTGCGGTCTTGGCCAAATACATCTACCACAAGCATGACCCTGCACTTCCACGCCTGGCCATCCAGCTGCTCAAGCGACTGGCTACG gtTGCTCCCATGTCCGTTTATGCCTGTCTTGGTAGTGATGCTGCTGCTATCCGTGATGCCTTCCTCACCCGCCTGCAGAGCAAGATTGAGGACATGCGTATTAAGGTCATGATACTGGAATTCCTTACAGTTGCAGTGGAGACACAGCCTGGACTCATTGAGCTGTTCCTGAACTTGGAAGTCAAGGATGGCAGCGATGGGTCAAAG GAGTTCAGCTTAGGAGAGTGGAGTTGCCTCCAAGTAGTCTTAGAGCTGATAGACTCCAAACAACAGGAGAGGTACTGGTGCCCGCCCCTCTTGCATCGTGCTGCCATTGCCTTCCTGCATGCCCTGTGGCAGGACCGCCGAGATAGTGCCATGCTGGTTCTGAGGACAAA GCCAAAGTTTTGGGAAAATTTGACCAATCCACTGTTTGGGACCCTTCCTCCACCTTCAGAAACATCAGAG cTCAGTGTCTTGGACACCTGTGCATTAATCATGAAAATCATCTGCTTGGAGATCTACTATGTTGTCAA GGGCTCACTGGATCAGTCCCTAAAAGACACGCTGAAGAATTTCTCCAACAAGAAGCGCTTTGGTTATTGGTCAGAATATGTGAAGTTACTGGCGTATCATGTGGCAGAGACAGATGGTAGCAGCTGTGCCTCCGTGACAGAATATCAAATGCTGATCTCAGCCTGGAGGATGCTGCTCATTATTTCTACGAGCCAT GCAGATATAATGCATCTGACTGATTCTGTGGTTCATCAGCAATTGTTTCTGGATGTGCTAAATGGGACCAAGGTTTTG CTTCTAGTTCCCATGTCGGTATCCTGTCTGCAGCTGGGGTCTATGCTATGTACCCTTCTTCTGATCCTGCTGAAGCAGTGGAAGAG CGAGTTGGGTTCTGTGGATAAAATCATAAACTCCTTGACGCAGATTCTGGAGGGAATACTACAGGCAGATCAGCAGAtgatggagaaaacaaaagccaaagtGTTCTCAGCTCTTATCACTGTGCTGCAAATGAAGGAGATGAAAG TGAATGAGATCCCACAGTACTCCCAGCTGGTTCTCAGTGTGTGTGAAACACTCCAAGACGAGGTCATTGCCCTCTTTGATCAGACTCGGCACAGCCTGACCCTGGGAGATGCTACAGATGACAAGGACAGCATGGAAACAGATGATGTCTCCCGAGTCAAACACAAGGACCAGCGAGATGGG GTATGTGTTTTGGGCCTGCATCTGGCGAAAGAGCTCTGTGAAGTTGATGAAGATGGAGACTACTGGCTACAGATTACTAGGGAAGTCCCTGTACTTCCTactgtttttgctgctttggagaTCAGTCTGAGAGTTAAGCAAAACCTTCACTTCACAGAGGCCTCATTACATTTACTGCTGACTTTAGCAAGGACGCAACAG ggagcagcagcagtggctggagcTGGTGTCACACAGAGTGTCTGCCTGCCCCTCCTGAGCGTGTACCAGCTCAGCAGTAATGGAGCCATTCAG ACATCTGCTTCATCTCGAAAGTCTTTGGATGCTCCCTCTTGGCCTGGTGTTTATCGTCTCTCCATGTCCTTGATGGAGCGCCTTCTTAAGACGCTGAGATACAACTTCCTGACGGAGGCAATGGACTTCGTTGGTGTCCATCAGGAGAGGATCCTTCAG TGCCTGAATGCAGTACGGACCGTACAGAGTTTGGCCTGTCTAGAAGAGGCTGATCACACTGTTGGCTTCATTCTCCAGCTCTCAAATTTCACAAAGGAGTGGCATTTCCACCTGCCACAGCTTATGAGGGACATGCAG gTTAATCTGTGTTACCTATGTCAGGCCTGTACCTCCCTCCTGCACAGCCGCAAAATGCTCCAGCATTACCTACAG ACAAAAAATGGTGACTCCCTTCCATCGAGCGTGACTCCACGAGTGCAGCGTAATCCCCAAGCCTCTTCCAAACATCCCAGCCCTGAGTCAGAGGCAGCGGAGCAGAAGGCACTGCTTATGGTGCAGTACAGCCTCTTGAAGATCCTCAGCAAATCTCTTGCTGCCCTGCGCCATTTCACCCCTGACGTCTGCCAGATACTCCTTGATCAG TCACTGGACCTTGCTGAGTACAATGTGCTCTTTGTTTTGAGTTTCACCACACCAGCTTTCGATTCAGACGTCGCACCTTCCTTTGGGACCCTCCTTGCCACAGTCAACGTGGCCCTGAACATGCTGGGAGAG ctgGATAAGAAGAAGGAACCTTTCCCTCAAGCTGCAGGGTTGAATATGCAAGAGGGAACCAAAACCCTCAA GTCTCTGCTCATGTTTACAATGGAAAACTGTTTCTACCTGCTCATCTCCCAGGCCGTGCGGTACTTGAGAGACCCAGCTGTGCATCCCCGTGATAAGCAGCGAATGAAACAGGAGCTCAGCTCTGAGCTG AGTACCCTGCTTTCCAGCCTGTCTCGTTACTTCCGCCGTGGTGGTCCCTCTTCACCTGCCAGCGGtgtccttccctctccccagggaAAGTCTGCCTCCAAGCTGGGTCCTGAGGGGCAGGAGCCTTTGTTTCAGCTCGTGCAGGCCTTTGTCCGGCACGTGCAGAGATAG
- the NUP188 gene encoding nucleoporin NUP188 isoform X1 — protein sequence MAAGGLCARSSRELWTILLGRSALREPAQIAAELNKHWQRFLEGLSYYKPPSTTSAEKIKADKDVAAPLKELGLRVSKFLGLDEEQSVQLLQCYLQEDYRGTRDSLKTVLQDERQSQALMLKLADYYYEERICILRCVLHLLTYFQDERHPYTAQYFQCVDKLGKELIPNYRKQYEELYKAEAPTWETHGNLMTERQVSRWFVQCLREQSMLLEVIFLYYAYFEMGPDELLEFAKMFKEQGFGTRQTNRHLVDESMDHLVDRIGYFSALILVEGMEIDALHERALDDRTEEHKLANNSHIHQEMDSQLLQLGDVSHHAPVLLAWALLRHTINPEESTNVIRRMGSNAIQLNVFQYLTKLLRSLSSGGKNCIVSTACMCIYGLLSFVLTSLELHTLGNQQDIIDAACEVLAASSIPQLFWKTEPTAGLGIILDSVCGMFPHLLTPLLQLLQALVSDKSTAKKVYSFLDKMSFYIELYKHKPPDVISHEDGTLWRRQAPKLLYPLGLGQTNLRIPQGTVGQVMLDDRAYLVRWEYSYSSWTLFTCEIEMLLHVVSTADVIQHCQRVKPIIDLVHKVISTDVSIADCLLPITSRIYMLLQRLTTVISPPVDVIASCVNCLTVLAARMPAKVWTDLHHTGFLPFVANPVSSMNHMISAEGMNAGGYGNLLMSIEQPQGEYSVTISFLNLITTLVRGQLGSTQSQGLVPCIVFVLKEMLPNYHKWRYNSHGVREKIGCLILQLIHAILNLCPEMDPRSSSAPSLQSLCIFSLANTEAGQAVINIMGIGVDTIDMVMASQSSSDETQGQGQLLIQTVKLAFSVTNNVIRLKPPSSVVSPLEQALTQHGAHGNNLIAVLAKYIYHKHDPALPRLAIQLLKRLATVAPMSVYACLGSDAAAIRDAFLTRLQSKIEDMRIKVMILEFLTVAVETQPGLIELFLNLEVKDGSDGSKEFSLGEWSCLQVVLELIDSKQQERYWCPPLLHRAAIAFLHALWQDRRDSAMLVLRTKPKFWENLTNPLFGTLPPPSETSELSVLDTCALIMKIICLEIYYVVKGSLDQSLKDTLKNFSNKKRFGYWSEYVKLLAYHVAETDGSSCASVTEYQMLISAWRMLLIISTSHADIMHLTDSVVHQQLFLDVLNGTKVLLLVPMSVSCLQLGSMLCTLLLILLKQWKSELGSVDKIINSLTQILEGILQADQQMMEKTKAKVFSALITVLQMKEMKVNEIPQYSQLVLSVCETLQDEVIALFDQTRHSLTLGDATDDKDSMETDDVSRVKHKDQRDGVCVLGLHLAKELCEVDEDGDYWLQITREVPVLPTVFAALEISLRVKQNLHFTEASLHLLLTLARTQQGAAAVAGAGVTQSVCLPLLSVYQLSSNGAIQTSASSRKSLDAPSWPGVYRLSMSLMERLLKTLRYNFLTEAMDFVGVHQERILQCLNAVRTVQSLACLEEADHTVGFILQLSNFTKEWHFHLPQLMRDMQVNLCYLCQACTSLLHSRKMLQHYLQTKNGDSLPSSVTPRVQRNPQASSKHPSPESEAAEQKALLMVQYSLLKILSKSLAALRHFTPDVCQILLDQSLDLAEYNVLFVLSFTTPAFDSDVAPSFGTLLATVNVALNMLGELDKKKEPFPQAAGLNMQEGTKTLKSLLMFTMENCFYLLISQAVRYLRDPAVHPRDKQRMKQELSSELSTLLSSLSRYFRRGGPSSPASGVLPSPQGKSASKLGPEGQEPLFQLVQAFVRHVQR from the exons atggcggcgggcgggcTGTGCGCGAG gagcagcagagaattGTGGACAATTCTCCTGGGCAGATCAGCTTTAAGAGAACCA GCACAGATTGCAGCAGAACTGAACAAGCACTGGCAGAGGTTTTTAGAGGGACTTTCATACTACAAACCTCCAAG tacaacttcagcagaaaaaataaaagctgataaAGATGTAGCTGCTCCACTAAAAGAACTGGGTCTGAGGGTCAGCAAGTTTTTG ggtttgGATGAAGAGCAAAGTGTGCAGTTGTTACAGTGTTATCTTCAAGAAGATTACAGAGGAACAAGAGACTCCCTGAAG ACAGTTCTTCAGGATGAAAGGCAGAGTCAGGCTCTGATGCTGAAG CTTGCTGACTATTACTATGAAGAGAGGATCTGTATTCTGCGCTGTGTCCTCCATCTACTCACTTATTTTCAGGACGAGAGGCACCCTTATACA gcaCAATACTTCCAGTGTGTCGACAAGTTGGGAAAGGAACTAATTCCTAATTACCGGAAACAATATGAAGAACTGTACAAAGCAGAAGCTCCTACATGGGAAACACATGGAAAtctcatg ACAGAGCGTCAGGTTTCTCGTTGGTTTGTGCAATGCCTCCGTGAGCAGTCCATGCTGCTGGAAGTCATCTTCCTCTACTATGCATACTTTGAAATGGGACCAGATGAGCTTCTAGAATTTGCAAAGATGTTCAAAGAACAGGGGTTTGGCACTAGACAAACCAACAGACACTTGGTAGATGAGAGCATGGATCACCTGGTGGATCGTATCGG CTACTTTAGTGCTCTTATTCTGGTGGAAGGCATGGAAATTGACGCCCTCCATGAGCGAGCTTTGGATGATAGGACAGAGGAGCACAAATTAGCCAATAATTCACATATCCACCAG GAAATGGACAGTCAGCTGCTGCAGTTGGGAGATGTCTCACATCATGCTCCAGTGCTTTTGGCTTGGGCGCTGCTCCGTCATACCATAAACCCAGAGGAGTCAACAAACGTTATCAGGAGAATGGGCAGCAATGCTATCCAGCTGAATGTGTTCCAGTATCTGACGAAACTTCTGCGATCATTGAGCAGTGGGGGCAAGAAT TGTATTGTCAGCACAGCTTGTATGTGTATTTATGGGCTTCTTTCCTTTGTCCTGACATCTCTGGAGTTACATACGTTGGGCAATCAGCAG GACATAATTGATGCTGCGTGTGAAGTTCTGGCAGCTTCCAGCATTCCTCAGCTCTTCTGGAAGACG GAACCGACTGCAGGTCTGGGCATTATCCTGGACAGTGTGTGTGGGATGTTCCCCCATCTTCTTACTCctctccttcagctgctccaaGCCCTTGTGTCAGATAAATCTACTGCAAAAAAG GTATACAGTTTCCTGGATAAAATGTCCTTTTACATTGAACTGTACAAGCATAAACCTCCTGATGTGATCTCTCATGAAGATGGCACACTTTGGCGAAGACAGGCTCCAAAGCTCCTCTATCCTCTCG GACTAGGTCAGACAAATCTGCGGATACCTCAGGGGACAGTGGGCCAAGTGATGCTGGATGATCGAGCTTATTTGGTACGATGGGAGTATTCGTACAGCAGCTGGACGCTGTTCACCTGTGAGATTGAAATGCTGCTCCATGTTGTTTCAACAGCAG ATGTGATTCAGCATTGCCAGAGGGTGAAGCCAATCATCGATCTGGTTCATAAAGTCATCAGCACTGATGTATCAATAGCAGATTGCCTTCTGCCGATCACGTCGCGAATCTacatgctgctgcagag gCTGACAACTGTAATCTCTCCCCCTGTGGATGTTATTGCTTCTTGTGTCAATTGCTTGACAGTACTGGCTGCTCGAATGCCAGCCAAG GTTTGGACTGACCTTCACCATACGGGGTTCTTACCGTTTGTTGCCAATCCAGTGTCCAGTATGAATCACATGATTAG TGCAGAGGGAATGAATGCTGGGGGCTATGGAAACCTGTTGATGAGCATAGAACAGCCTCAAGGGGAGTACAGCGTTACCATCTCCTTCCTGAACCTGATCACAACTCTTGTCCGG GGACAACTTGGTAGCacccagagccaaggacttGTGCCCTGCATTGTGTTTGTCCTGAAGGAGATGTTACCAAATTACCACAAATGGCGTTATAACTCTCATggagtgagagagaaaattg GATGCCTAATTCTGCAGTTGATTCATGCTATACTGAATTTATGCCCTGAAATGGATCCTCGGAGTAG CAGTGCCCCTAGCCTTCAGTCCTTGTGCATCTTCAGCCTGGCCAACACTGAAGCAGGGCAAGCTGTCATTAACATCATGGGGATTGGTGTGGACACTATTGATATGGTAATGGCTTCCCAGTCCAGTAG TGATGAGACACAAGGCCAAGGTCAACTGCTGATACAAACAGTTAAGCTGGCATTCTCGGTTACCAATAATGTCATACGGTTGAAGCCCCCCTCCAGCGTGGTGTCTCCGTTAGAGCAGGCCCTTACTCAGCATG GTGCACACGGAAACAACCTTATTGCGGTCTTGGCCAAATACATCTACCACAAGCATGACCCTGCACTTCCACGCCTGGCCATCCAGCTGCTCAAGCGACTGGCTACG gtTGCTCCCATGTCCGTTTATGCCTGTCTTGGTAGTGATGCTGCTGCTATCCGTGATGCCTTCCTCACCCGCCTGCAGAGCAAGATTGAGGACATGCGTATTAAGGTCATGATACTGGAATTCCTTACAGTTGCAGTGGAGACACAGCCTGGACTCATTGAGCTGTTCCTGAACTTGGAAGTCAAGGATGGCAGCGATGGGTCAAAG GAGTTCAGCTTAGGAGAGTGGAGTTGCCTCCAAGTAGTCTTAGAGCTGATAGACTCCAAACAACAGGAGAGGTACTGGTGCCCGCCCCTCTTGCATCGTGCTGCCATTGCCTTCCTGCATGCCCTGTGGCAGGACCGCCGAGATAGTGCCATGCTGGTTCTGAGGACAAA GCCAAAGTTTTGGGAAAATTTGACCAATCCACTGTTTGGGACCCTTCCTCCACCTTCAGAAACATCAGAG cTCAGTGTCTTGGACACCTGTGCATTAATCATGAAAATCATCTGCTTGGAGATCTACTATGTTGTCAA GGGCTCACTGGATCAGTCCCTAAAAGACACGCTGAAGAATTTCTCCAACAAGAAGCGCTTTGGTTATTGGTCAGAATATGTGAAGTTACTGGCGTATCATGTGGCAGAGACAGATGGTAGCAGCTGTGCCTCCGTGACAGAATATCAAATGCTGATCTCAGCCTGGAGGATGCTGCTCATTATTTCTACGAGCCAT GCAGATATAATGCATCTGACTGATTCTGTGGTTCATCAGCAATTGTTTCTGGATGTGCTAAATGGGACCAAGGTTTTG CTTCTAGTTCCCATGTCGGTATCCTGTCTGCAGCTGGGGTCTATGCTATGTACCCTTCTTCTGATCCTGCTGAAGCAGTGGAAGAG CGAGTTGGGTTCTGTGGATAAAATCATAAACTCCTTGACGCAGATTCTGGAGGGAATACTACAGGCAGATCAGCAGAtgatggagaaaacaaaagccaaagtGTTCTCAGCTCTTATCACTGTGCTGCAAATGAAGGAGATGAAAG TGAATGAGATCCCACAGTACTCCCAGCTGGTTCTCAGTGTGTGTGAAACACTCCAAGACGAGGTCATTGCCCTCTTTGATCAGACTCGGCACAGCCTGACCCTGGGAGATGCTACAGATGACAAGGACAGCATGGAAACAGATGATGTCTCCCGAGTCAAACACAAGGACCAGCGAGATGGG GTATGTGTTTTGGGCCTGCATCTGGCGAAAGAGCTCTGTGAAGTTGATGAAGATGGAGACTACTGGCTACAGATTACTAGGGAAGTCCCTGTACTTCCTactgtttttgctgctttggagaTCAGTCTGAGAGTTAAGCAAAACCTTCACTTCACAGAGGCCTCATTACATTTACTGCTGACTTTAGCAAGGACGCAACAG ggagcagcagcagtggctggagcTGGTGTCACACAGAGTGTCTGCCTGCCCCTCCTGAGCGTGTACCAGCTCAGCAGTAATGGAGCCATTCAG ACATCTGCTTCATCTCGAAAGTCTTTGGATGCTCCCTCTTGGCCTGGTGTTTATCGTCTCTCCATGTCCTTGATGGAGCGCCTTCTTAAGACGCTGAGATACAACTTCCTGACGGAGGCAATGGACTTCGTTGGTGTCCATCAGGAGAGGATCCTTCAG TGCCTGAATGCAGTACGGACCGTACAGAGTTTGGCCTGTCTAGAAGAGGCTGATCACACTGTTGGCTTCATTCTCCAGCTCTCAAATTTCACAAAGGAGTGGCATTTCCACCTGCCACAGCTTATGAGGGACATGCAG gTTAATCTGTGTTACCTATGTCAGGCCTGTACCTCCCTCCTGCACAGCCGCAAAATGCTCCAGCATTACCTACAG ACAAAAAATGGTGACTCCCTTCCATCGAGCGTGACTCCACGAGTGCAGCGTAATCCCCAAGCCTCTTCCAAACATCCCAGCCCTGAGTCAGAGGCAGCGGAGCAGAAGGCACTGCTTATGGTGCAGTACAGCCTCTTGAAGATCCTCAGCAAATCTCTTGCTGCCCTGCGCCATTTCACCCCTGACGTCTGCCAGATACTCCTTGATCAG TCACTGGACCTTGCTGAGTACAATGTGCTCTTTGTTTTGAGTTTCACCACACCAGCTTTCGATTCAGACGTCGCACCTTCCTTTGGGACCCTCCTTGCCACAGTCAACGTGGCCCTGAACATGCTGGGAGAG ctgGATAAGAAGAAGGAACCTTTCCCTCAAGCTGCAGGGTTGAATATGCAAGAGGGAACCAAAACCCTCAA GTCTCTGCTCATGTTTACAATGGAAAACTGTTTCTACCTGCTCATCTCCCAGGCCGTGCGGTACTTGAGAGACCCAGCTGTGCATCCCCGTGATAAGCAGCGAATGAAACAGGAGCTCAGCTCTGAGCTG AGTACCCTGCTTTCCAGCCTGTCTCGTTACTTCCGCCGTGGTGGTCCCTCTTCACCTGCCAGCGGtgtccttccctctccccagggaAAGTCTGCCTCCAAGCTGGGTCCTGAGGGGCAGGAGCCTTTGTTTCAGCTCGTGCAGGCCTTTGTCCGGCACGTGCAGAGATAG